A part of Aegilops tauschii subsp. strangulata cultivar AL8/78 chromosome 2, Aet v6.0, whole genome shotgun sequence genomic DNA contains:
- the LOC109761240 gene encoding uncharacterized protein, which yields MTKLGLEDKDLESTRTIFHGIVPGLSCSPIGCVRLDVLFGDSNHFQREPLWFEVVDLSSAYHALLGRPALAKFMAVPHYAYLKMKLPGPKGLITITGDYRKSLECARDGAKLAESLVIAEERR from the coding sequence atgaccaagctcggcctcgAGGACAAGGATCTGGAGTCGACCCGGACGATCTTTCACGGCATCGTTCCCGGCCTCTCCTGCTCTCCGATCGGTTGCGTCCGGCTCGACGTCCTGTTCGGCGACAGCAACCACTTCCAACGCGAGCCgctctggttcgaggtggtggacctgtccagcGCATACCACGCGCTGCTGGGCCGGCCCGCGCTCGCCAaattcatggcggtcccccactacgcctacctgaagatgaagctgcCGGGTCCGAAGGGCCTCATCACCATCACCGGCGACTACCGCAAGTCCCTGGAGTGCGCACGAGACGGCGCCAAACTGGCCGAGTCGCTGGTCATCGCCGAGGAGCGGCGCTAG